Proteins co-encoded in one Labeo rohita strain BAU-BD-2019 unplaced genomic scaffold, IGBB_LRoh.1.0 scaffold_142, whole genome shotgun sequence genomic window:
- the LOC127158253 gene encoding NACHT, LRR and PYD domains-containing protein 12 isoform X2, with product MSLCEEKEEEDTASKMSFSESSCNQPIKNLPSIFSDAVETSDPREEIQELIRSVPSSSSHYQSYIRQEKTESVLEKQTLETRDLKRVKDQHKTSMKNNYSRLFEGIKLQENQTLLNSIYTQLHIIEEESIGVNEEHEVLQMEKTARTKHSQDTPIYCNDIFKSSPEPGCEEKDQIKTVLTKGIAGIGKTVSVQKFILDWAEGKDNQDVDFMFVLPFRELNLIRDHQYSLHRLLLDFHPELQDLDSKIYEECKVVFIFDGLDESRITLMFSDDQKVCDVTETSSVSVLMSNLMKGELLPSALIWITSRPAAANQIPSKYINRLTKIQGFNDNQKEEYFRKRISDQHQASRIISHIRRARSLHIMCHIPVFCWISSTVLQKLLKEDLSAEIPQTLTEMYIHFLLIQINMRNQKYEERDPEKLLQSNREVTVKLAEVAFKQLMKGNIMFYKKDLIESGIDVTDASVYSGICTEIFKEESVIHQRKVYSFIHLSVQEFLAAFYVFYYYNRQTSVTSRFFDLIYSLLESAVDQVLESNNGHLDLFLRFLLGISLESNQRLLQDLLTHTENSSESIRRTTQYIKDKIKDGHGLSTERSINLFLCLLEVKDQSLSREIQEFVKSHKHSQKKLSPAHCSTIAYMLQMSEEVLDELDLKKYNTSDEGRRRLIPAVVNCRKALFADCNLTGEHYEIVSSALQSSNSVLRELDLTNNDLHDSGVKLLCDGLKNSNCQLEILRLSGCMVTEEGCGYLSSALSSNPSHLRELDLSYNHPGQSGVQLLKHKLDDPNYKLQILNMDHGGETRISPGLRKYACDLTLDGNTAHDKLFLSEENRKVTRVEDHQAYPDHPDRFDGFEQVLCKESLTGRCYWEAEWSGRGADISVAYKGIRRKGLSEDCWFGYSEMSWNLYCSSRSYSACHNLKQTDIPSPSSSNRVGVYLDWSAGTLSFFSVSDTHTLTHLHTFNTTFTEPLYAGFKVYPDSPVLLQVNSKSL from the exons ATGAGTCTCtgtgaagaaaaagaagaggaaGACACTGCCtccaaaatgagtttttctGAATCAAGCTGCAATCAACCTATAAAGAATCTGCCCTCTATCTTCAGTGATGCAGTAGAGACCTCTGACCCCag GGAGGAAATACAAGAGCTGATCAGATCTGTGCCGTCCTCTAGCTCCCATTATCAGAGTTACATCAGACAGGAAAAAACTGAATCAGTCCTGGAGAAACAAACACTGGAGACTAGAGACCTGAAGAGAGTCAAAGATCAGCACAAAACCAGCATGAAGAACAATTACAGCAGACTATTTGAGGGAATCAAACTCCAAGAGAACCAAACTCTCCTGAACAGCATCTACACACAGCTCCACATCATAGAGGAGGAGAGTATAGGAgtgaatgaagaacatgagGTTTTACAGATGGAGAAAACTGCCAGAACAAAACACTCACAGGACACTCCAATCtactgcaatgacatctttaaatCCTCACCTGAACCAGGATGTGAGGAGAAAGACCAAATCAAGACTGTTCTTACTAAAGGCATCGCTGGAATCGGAAAAACCGTCTCTGTGCAGAAATTCATTCTGGACTGGGCCGAGGGAAAAGACAATCAGGAtgtagatttcatgtttgtgcttccATTTCGAGAGCTGAACTTGATCCGAGATCATCAGTACAGTCTTCACAGACTTCTGCTGGACTTTCATCCTGAACTTCAAGATCTGGACTCAAAGATTTATGAGGAGtgtaaagttgtgttcatctttgatggtctggatgaaagcagaatcacactgatgttttcagatgATCAGAAAGTTTGTGATGTGACTGAGACTTCATCAGTGAGTGTGTTGATGTCAAACCTCATGAAAGGAgagctgcttccctctgctctcatctggatcacctccagaccagcagcagccaatcagatcccctcCAAATACATTAACCGTCTGACAAAAATTCAGGGATTCAATGACAAtcagaaggaggaatatttcaggaagagaatcagtgaccagcatcaagccagcaggatcatctcacacatcagaagagcaagaagcctccacatcatgtgccacatccctgtcttctgctggatctcatccACTGTGCTTCAAAAGCTCCTGAAAGAAGATCTGAGTGCAGAAATTCctcaaactctgactgaaatgtacatccacttcctgctgatTCAGATCAACATGAGGAATCAGAAGTATGAAGAGAGAGATCCAGAGAAACTCCTGCAGTCCAACAGAGAAGTGACTGTGAAACTTGCTGAAGTggctttcaaacagctgatgaaaggCAATATTATGTTCTATAAGAAGGACCTGATTGAGAGCGGCATAGATGTCACTGACgcctcagtgtattctgggatttgcactgagatcttTAAGGAGGAATCTGTGATTCATCAGAGGAAAGTCTATAGCTTCATTCATTTGAGCGTTCAGGAGTTTCTCGCTGCCTTCTATGTGTTTTACTACTACAATAGACAAACATCTGTCACATCCAggttttttgatttaatttatagtttattgGAAAGTGCAGTAGATCAAGTCCTTGAGAGTAACAATGGGCACCTGGATCTATTCCTGAGGTTCCTGCTGGGCATctcactggagtccaatcagagactcttacaggatctactgacacacacagagaacagcTCAGAGAGCATCAGGAGAACCACACAGTACATTAAAGACAAGATCAAAGATGGACATGGACTCTCCACTGAaagatccatcaatctgttcctCTGTCTGCTGGAAGTGAAAGATCAGTCTCTGTCCAGAGAGATTCAGGAGTTTGTGAaatcacacaaacactcacagaAGAAACTCTCTCCTGCTCATTGCTCAACAATCGCCTACATGCTTCAGATGTCAGAGGAAGTTCTAGATGAACTGGACCTCAAGAAATACAACACATCAGATGAGGGGAGAAGAAGACTGATACCAGCTGTGGTCAACTGCAGAAAAGCTCT TTTTGCTGACTGTAATCTCACTGGTGAACATTATGAAATTGTATCATCAGCTCTACAATCCTCAAACTCTGTCTtaagagagctggatctgactAACAATGACCTACatgattcaggagtgaagctgctctGCGATGGACTGAAGAATtcaaactgtcagctggagatactgag gttgtctggctgtatggtgacagaggaaggctgtggttatttgtcttcagctctgagttcaaacccctcacacctgagagagctggatctgagctacaatcacccaggacaaTCAGGAGTCCAGCTGCTCAAACACAAACTGGACGATCCAAACTATAAACTGCAGATACTGAA TATGGACCATGGAGGAGAGACCAGGATTTCACCAGGTCTGCggaaat atgctTGTGATCTCACACTGGATGGAAACACAGCACATGATAAACTCTTCCTGTCTGAGGAGAACAGGAAGGTGACACGAGTGGAAGATCATCAggcgtatcctgatcatccagacagatttgacgGCTTTGAGCAGGTTCTGTGTAAAGAGAGTCTGACTGGACGCTGTTATTGGGAGGCTGAATGGAGTGGAAGGGGAGCTGATATTTCAGTAGCTTATAAAGGAATCAGGAGGAAAGGGCTGAGTGAAGACTGTTGGTTTGGATACAGTGAAATGTCCTGGAATCTGTATTGCTCTAGCAGAAGTTATTCAGCTTGTCACAATCTAAAGCAAACAGATATACCTTCTCCTTCATCGTCTAATAGAGTAGGAGTGTATCTGGACTGGTCGGCTGGCACTCTGTCCTTCTTCAgtgtctctgacacacacacactcacacacttacacacattcaACACCACATTCACTGAACCCCTCTATGCTGGATTTAAGGTTTATCCAGACTCCCCTGTGTTGTTGCAGGTGAACAGCAAATCCCTATAG